Genomic DNA from Elusimicrobiota bacterium:
ATCACCATGTTGGCTTTGGGACGGGGGGCCCAAAAAGCCGTGGAACGGCAATTGACGAGTTTGGGGTCGAACCTTTTGATGTTGCGTCCGGGTTCTCCCAGTTCTCGCGGCGTGTCGGGTGGGGACCGAGACGCCGCCAGCCGTTTAACCGTGATTGATATCGAGGCATTGGCCAAGGCCCATCCAGGAATACGCAACGTGGACGGTAATATTTCAGGAAATGTTCAAGTTGTCTATGGCGATAAAAATACAAACACCCAAGTCACCGGAGCCCTGCCTGTCTACGAATCCATGCGAAACGCAACGCCTTATTACGGACGATTTTACACCCAACAAGAAAATGATCGCATGGACCGGGTGGCGCTTTTGGGACAGACGGTGGTCAAAAATATCTTTGGAAACGAAAATCCAGTGGGCCAAGTGATAAAAATTAATCGAATCGGATTTCGCGTGATTGGAGTTCTCCCCTTAAAAGGGGCGACCGGGTTTCGCGATCAGGATGACACCATCCTGGTGCCGCTTAAAACGGCCATGAACCGATTGTTGGGCAGAAAATATTTGAATTCAATTTCAATTGAATGCGCTGAGGCGGCCGTGATTCCGGAGGTCACCAAAGCGATTGAAAATGTGATGCGGCGCCGGCACCGATTGCCGGCTCACAAAGAAAACGATTTTGACATTCGAAACATGGCTGATATTCAGGCGGCGGTGGCGGGAACCACGCAAACATTTGGCCTTTTGTTGGGCATCGTCGCCACCATTTCCCTTTTGGTCGGAGGGATCGGCATCATGAACATCATGCTCGTTTCCGTCAATGAACGAACCCGTGAAATTGGTTTACGAAAAGCGATTGGCGCGCGCCGCCGGGCAATCTTGGCGCAATTTTTAATCGAGGCCACCCTTTTATCAACGGTGGGCGGGCTGGGCGGTATCCTCTTCGGATCGGGGGCCTCCTATATCTTGGCGACGGTGGCTGATTGGACCATGGTCATCACACTTCAATCTGTTTTGGTCGCATTCATATTTTCATCATTGGTTGGCATATTGTTTGGATATTTGCCCGCGCGCCAGGCGTCCCTCCTTTCGCCAATTGAAGCATTAAGGTATGAATAGGCGATTCAACCAACCCATTCCCTGATACGGGCTTTGGAAAGAAATTTATTGAGAAGAGGAGATTGGAGAATGATCACAGACCTGCTGAATAAGACCACTTGGGGAAATACATTTGTGGATTATGGGGAATCTTTGCTTATTTTCATTTTGGGCGTTGTTGCGACGGGTGTTCTCCGGTTCTTTATTCTTCGACGAGTTAAAAAGTGGACCGAACAGACAAAAACCCAATATGATGACTTCCTGTTTTCTTCCATTCAAAAATTTGCCTTTCCCCTTATTTATTTCGGAATTTTTTCATTGGCTCTCAAAAACCTCTCATTGAGCGCGGGGATGGCCAGAGCTTTGTCGATTCTGTCGGTGTTGGTCGTGAGTGTTATTGGGATTTTATTCCTGACCCATCTGTTGCGCTTCTCCCTGCTTAATGTTTATGCCAAAAAGTTTCCTGATCAGCCGGATCTTGGTAATCGACTTCGTGCTTTAATGCCGGCCTTTACGGTGTTGATTTGGGTTCTCGGCGTCATCTTCCTTCTCGATAATTTGGGGTTTCAAATTTCAGCGATTATCACAGGCCTGGGAATAGGAGGGGTGGCCGTCGCTTTGGCCGCATCTGTTGTTCTTAACGATTTGTTCGCTTATTTCGCGATTATGTTTGATCAACCATTTGTCATTGGCGATTTTATTATCGTGGGTGAATTCATGGGCACGGTTGAAAAAATTGGTGTTAAGACCACGCGTATCCGAAGCTTGGGGGGTGAATTGTTGGTGTTTTCAAATAAAGACATCACTGATTCAAGGGTGCGAAATTTTCAACGCATGGACCGGCGTCGAATCGTTTTTAAGTTGGGCGTGACCTATACCACATCCGTTCAGATGCTTGAAGAAATCCCTTCACTTATAAAACGAATTATTCAAGAGGCGGGGGGGACGACCTTTGATCGGGCGCATTTCTCTTCGTTCGGTGACTTTAATCTCCTCCTCGAAATCGTTTATTACGTGGAAAGTGCCGATTACAACCGATATATGGATATTCAGCAGGAGATTAACCTGGCGATTAAAAAAGAATTTGAGAAAAGAAACATTCAATTCGCGTTCCCAACTCAAACACTTCACGTAGAAGGACTTGCCTCCCTCTCGTCAAAATCATCGTCAAATTAACCGGAAAATTTCGGTAAAGCTTCCTTTATGACGCCCCTCATACAACAAATGTTTCTGGTTTGATATCGTTCTCGCCTAAAATCAAAAAGGGGAGTTCATGAGAAACAGCCTTCTTTTGTCTCTGATATTTTCTTTTGTTTATGGCGCGCAAGGATTTTCAGAGATGCGATTGGAGTCGGTGGTAGACCGTGTTTTGGCCAGGAACCCCACTCTTAATATGGCCCAACTTCAGGTTGAAAAAGCCAAGAGCGATTGGGGAGAGGTGCGCTCGTTGCGGCTCCCAAAATTGGCCATCCGAAGCGCACTCATCCGAGGGGATAATCCCGTCTATGTATTTGGATCTTTGCTTGAACAAGAGTCGTTTGGACCCGAGAATTTCGCCATTGATTCGCTGAACAATCCGGATTATTTGACCAATATTAAAAACGCATTGGATTTGGGCTTGCCGATTTTTATGGGGTTTGAAATATCCACGGGGGAAAAGATTCGGAAACTTTATATAGAACAATCCCGGGAGCAGTATGGAATGATTGAACAGAAAACTCTGTTCGATGCCATGATGGGTTATTTGGCCGTTTTAAGAACCCAAGAAAAATGTCGGATGCTGGTGGAACGATTGGAATCAGCCAATCGAGAGCTCGTTGATGCGAAAAAATTAAATGCCAAAGGACTCGTGTTGGGTTCTGATTATTTTGCGGCCCAAGCTATTTTAAGTGGATTAAAAGCTCGCCATTCGCAGGCCCTGGTCGAGTTTGAGACAGCCAAAAAAAGCCTGGCGATTGTCATGGGCGAGCCCTTGTCTTCGACTGAAACATTCAAGGGCGGTTTGAGTGAGTCTCGATATAAAATCAATGAAGAAAATGATTGGATAAAAACCGCCTTCTCTAATCGGAGAGATCTGAGAATTGTCGATCTTCAAAATTCGATGGCGGATTTGTCCTACGATCAATCCAAACGAGGTTTTTATCCAAAGATCGAAGCCTTTGCCTCGCTAGAAACCAATACGGAGGATTTTGAATCCAATCCCACCAACCGAATGGTGGGGGTGCGGTCCCATTTCCCAATTGGGGACCCTTCTTATTTTTCTCGACGCTCTCAAGCCAAGACAAATGCGCAGTTGGCTTCAAGTCAAAAAAAATCCATTGAAGAATCGGTTCGGTTGGAAGTTCTCAATGCTCTTCAGAATTACCTTTCCGCTCTCTCAAGTCTTTCATTTGTTCAGAACGCCGTTGAAGAGTCCAAAAAATCTTTAGAAATGTTTCGCCCTCTTTATCGTGAAGGCCGTCAGAGTATTTTGGATGTATTAAAAGCCGAAGAAGGTTTGGTTCGGGCCCAAGAGGCGCTTATCGACAACCAATTTCAGATTCATGGAGGGTATGCTCGGTTGCAACTGGTTATAGGAGAGTTGGGCCCTTCAACACTACAAATGGTTCAAGCCAATCTGGAGAAAGTGCCGTGACGGTTGATCAGAAACCACTGGGAATTTCAGGCCGGATGGCGGATTACTTTATCAAGTCAAAACTGACGATATTGGTGATTGTGGCGTCGCTGCTCATAGGGATTTTTGCCACCGTTCGTCTTCCCAGAGAAGAAGAACCTCAAATCAATGTGCCGATGTTTGACATCTTTGTTCCGTTCCCTGGTGCCAGTGCCAAAGAAGTGGAGGAGCGTATTGTGACGGTGGGGGAGAGGCGGCTGTGGGAAATTCCCGGGGTTGAATATATTTATTCGACTTCCGAGCCTGGGCATGCTTTGTTTATCGTTCGTTTTAAGGTTGGAACCAATCCTGAAGAGGCGATGACCCGAATCTACACCAAAACTTTCGCCCATGTGGACTCCTTGGCCGTTGGTGTGGGGCAACCATTGATCAAACCACGATCCATCGATGATGTCCCGATATTGACCGTCACCCTCTCTGGGGAAAATATTGATTCTCTTGAATTGCGTCGGATGGCCTTAATTCTTCGACAGGAGATCAGTCATATTCACAACGTGTCTGAAACGCAGATTATTGGCGGAAAGAAACGTCAATTCTTAATTCATTTTGATCCAGAGAAGTTGAAAGAGCGCAGATTAACCGTTCTTGAACTTTTGGGAATTGTTCGGGCCACCAATCGCCGTTTGCCCGCGGGTCATTACAATCAAGAAGGGCTTGCCATTCAGGTGGATACGGATGCTTTCATTCGTTCAGCGGATGATCTCAAACAGGTGGTGGTGGGTGTTTCGAGTGGTCGCCCTGTGATGATGGGTGATGTGGCCACCATCACCGATGGACCCGATGAAGGCGAAAGTTTCGTTTCTCTGGACGGAAGACCAGCGGTAACCGTGGCTGTTTCAAAAAGACGCGGAGCCAATGCCACGCATGTTTCCCACGCTGTCCTTTCGCGTATTGATGAAATGAAATCGATCTGGGCGACGACGGGAGTTCAATTAAAAGTAACCAGGGATTACGGTGAAACAGCCAAAGAAAAATCAGATGAATTATTGTTTCATGTGCTGCTCGCGACATTTTCAGTCACGCTGTTGATCGCTTTGGCTCTGGGCATTCGCGAAGCCCTTGTGGTGTTGATTGCCATCCCCGTCACGCTGGCTTTAACCCTCGCTGTTTATTTTCTCTCTGGATACACGCTTAACAGAATTACTCTCTTCGCGCTGATTTTTTCGATTGGCATTCTCGTCGACGACGCCATTGTGGTTGTTGAAAACATACACCGGCATTATGTGATGCGTGACGGTCGCTCCTTGTGGCGCTTGGCGGTGGAAGCGGTTGATGAAGTGGGAAATCCAACGTTGTTGGCCACTTTTGCGGTGATTGCGGCCATCCTACCCATGGCCTTCGTCAGTGGGCTCATGGGGCCCTATATGAGACCCATTCCGGTGGGGGCCTCCATCTCGATGCTTTTTTCCGTTGTCATCGCTTTTGTCGTATCGCCTTGGGCCTTTGCCCACCTATTGGAATGGTGGAGCCCGAAGGTGACAAATCACGAACACAAAGAGTCTTGGCTGGATCATCAGTACAAACGATTGATGGGGAGCATTCTTAACCATGGAAAAATTCGATGGTTGTATTTCATCGGCATGGTTTTTTTGCTTTTCAGTTCTATCTCACTTATTTATTTTAAGTTGGTGACAGTCAAGATGCTCCCCTTTGACAACAAAAATGAATTTGAAGTGGTGGTGACCTTGCCCGAAGGAAGCGCCATCGATAAAACCAAACAGGCGATTCAGGAAATGTCGGTGGTCCTTAAAAATATTCCGGAAGTTCTCAACGTGACCAGCTACGTTGGCGCGGCGGCCCCATATAATTTTAACGGACTTGTCCGGCATTATTTCTTGAGAGAAAGGCCCCATCAGGCTGATTTGGTGGTTAATTTAAAACGTCGCCAGGACCGGGAGAGACAAAGTCACGATATCGCCAAAGAGGTTCGCGGTCCTCTCCTGCAAATTGCGAAAAAATACAACGCCCGGATCCAGGTGGCGGAAGTCCCTCCAGGGCCGCCGGTTTTATCAACACTCGTTTTCGAAATTTATGGGCCCGCAATTGAAAAACGGAGAGAAATAGCGGATCGGCTAAAAAAACTTCTTGAAGCTACCGATGGAATTGTTGATGTGGACACCTACGTTCCAGATCCGCAACCGCTGGCTCGGCTCAAGGTGGATCGAAATCGAGCCACGTTAAATGGCATCCCCGCCGATCAAATCGCGCAAACGGTTGGAATTGCCCTTTATGGTCACACTGTGGACCTCGCTCATTTGGAAACTGAAAAAGAACCTGTTGAGATTCGGTTGCGTTTGGCTGAGAAGAACCGCCGAGGATTGGGGGCGGTTCGAAAAATTCCACTTCTTTCTCGCAATGGCACGGCCATTCCAATTGGAGATCTCACGACCGTAGAGCGTATTTCTCTAGATGATCCGATCTATCATAAAAATCTTCAGCCCGTGAGTTATGTGATCGCTGATGTGGCAGGTCGCCAAGAAAGTCCCATCTATGCCATCTTGGAACTCAGGGAAAAAATTCAGGGCATGGCCAGCTCAATGGGTGTCGAGTTGAAAGAATATTTCGCGGAGCAACCCCATACCTCATCAGAATATGCCCTCAAGTGGGATGGAGAATGGCAAGTGACGTACGAAGTGTTTCGAGATCTCGGTATTGCCTTCGCTTTGGTTCTGGTCCTTATTTACATCCTCGTTGTCGGTTGGTTTAAATCCTTTACTGTTCCATTTGTAATTATGATTCCCATTCCGTTGACGTTGGTGGGAATCCTTCCGGCGCATTGGTTGATGGGAGCCTTTTTTACAGCCACCTCCATGATCGGTTTTATTGCGGGAGCCGGGATCGTTGTTCGAAACTCAATTATTCTTGTCGATTTTATCCAACTGAGACAAAAGGAAGGGATGCCGCTTAAAGAGGCCGTGATTGACGCCGGCGCCGTTCGATTTCGTCCCATGTTGTTGACGGCGGCGGCGGTTGTGGTGGGGGCGGGCGTTATTTTATTCGATCCCATTTTTCAGGGATTGGCGGTTTCCTTAATGGCCGGAGAAGTGGCTTCGACCATTCTTTCCCGAACGGCGGTTCCCGTTCTTTATTATTTGTTGATGCGCCAAAGACAAGAAAAGACGCTTTAATCCCAATGCAGTTTAGTTAAGGAATTTTCATATCGAAACTTCGTCATCCCGGCAATCCTTTGGCCGGGATCCAGGTTTTGATCGTTGGTGAAAACCTGGGCCCCGGCCAAAAACGTGCCGGGGCGACGATTTGTGTCTAACAATTTTTCTTAACAAAACCGCATTGGTTTTAATCCGTATGATAACCCTCATATATGAGGAGTTTTTGATTTAATATCGTGCGTTCAGAGAATCAAAAAAGGAGGGGCTTATATGGCTGAATCAAAACGCATCATTATTGGTTATGACGGGTCTTCAGCGTCGCAGGCCATATTTGCTGATTTAAAGAGAGCAGGCCTCCCTCCCCATCTCGAGGCTATTGTTCTTTCCGCGATTGACTTCACCCCTCCCAATTGGATCGACATGGCCACCATTAACCAGTCCGTTTTGGTTGAAGAAATAGAATCCGCTCGTTCGAATGCCTTGGAGTATGCCGAGAAAATCTCCAAAGAAGCCTGTGATCGGTTGAAAGCCCAATTCCCAGGATGGAAGGTCAGTCCTGAAGCCCATTCGGTTTCCGCGGCGCAGGCATTGGTGACGAAAGCGGAGAAATGGAACGCCGATCTTATTGTGATGGGGGCCCATGGCCACTCACAACTGGGACGGTTTTTGGGCAGCGTATCTCAATTGGTTCTTATGCAGGCCCCTTGTTCGGTTCGGATTTCGAGATCTCCCGCCGAATCATCCCCGGGTGTTAAGATTTTAATCGGTGTGGATGGTTCCTTGGGATCTGATGCGGCCATGAAGACCGTTCAAGGTCGTTTTTGGCCCTCTTCAACCGAGGCCCGCGTTTTATCTGCGCTTTATTCACATCCCACTTTGCAAATGACGCATATGGTTCCTCCTGATCTGAAAGCCGTTCGTCCAGTGTCAGGCCAACAACGAATGGCTGTTAATCAGATGGTGGAAAAATTTTCAGGAGAACTTCGAAAAGTCGGAGTGGAGGCGCAGGCCTTGGTGCGGGAGGGCGATCCCAAGCACCTATTGGTGGCTGAAGCTGAATCCTGGAAAGCGGATTGCATCTTTATGGGAGCTCGCGGCTTAAGTTCGTTGAGACGGTTTTTACTGGGAAGTGTGTCGATGGCCGTGGCCGCAAGGGCACATTCTTCAGTTGAAGTGGTTCGTTCTAAAGACCAAGCCTCGAACGAGGCGAGGTCATAAAAAAATAGGAGGGGATATGATCAATTTGAAATTGACGTCAGGGGAAAGGGATATGTTGATTCGGGTGTTGGATGTCTATTTCTCAGATCTTCGAAATGAAATTTCAAATACGGAAAGCTGGGAGTATAAAGATAATCTGAAAAATGAGGAAAAATTTTTAAACCGGATCATGGGGGAATTAAAAACAGACAAGGCCATGGAAGAAGAAAAAAAATCAAGAAAATGAAACAAAGATTATTATAAGTGGGGGTCCAAATTAACTTTTAAGGCTTTGAGGGAGAGGGACACGTCCAAGAGGAAGTACACCATGGCCACACAGAGGCAAACCACCCCGAGGAAGAGAAATGCAAGGACGAACCCTTCACAGGCCCACCCAAAAAAAAGCCTCACCAAAAGTCCCAGAATAATCAAGGTAGAAAGAAATACGCTGGAGGCCGTGAAGAAAACAGAATTGCGAAGCAATTCTGAGCGCCGAACGAGAATGCGTAATTGCTCTTTGGCTTGAAGATTTTGATGGTCGTCATTTTTTAATTCCAAGGCCATGGACCTGGCTCGGTCAATGGATCTCCCGAGCCGGTTGGTTATGGAGAGAAGCAACAGCCCCGCGCCTGAAATCAAAGCAATGGGCGAGAGTGAGAGTTGAAGAAGTTTGGCAAAGGTTTCAATATTATTCACGGTGGAATGTTAGCAAACCCAAAGACTTGCTGAGACGACCACTTTATTACTGTTACTATAGGATGATGCAATCATGTGTGGCTTTTAAACTTGAATGGACAGGCTTAAAAAGTTTTATTTTTTCTTTCTCTTTATAACCTCGCTCTTCTGCGGATTGGGTCTTTTTACATTCCATTATGCGGAGGGTTTGTCCTATTTCAGTACAGATCCCAAAGCTTGCGTGAATTGTCACATCATGCAACCTCAATATAACTCCTGGAAACGTTCCAGTCACCATTCGGTGGCTTCGTGTGTGGAATGTCATTTGCCCCATAACTTTATTAATAAATATATAGCGAAGGCAGACAATGGCTACCGGCATTCAAAAGGATTCACATTTCAAGATTTTCATGAGCCGATTATGATCAGCCCAAGAAACAGCCAAATTTTGCAAGAAAATTGCATGAGGTGTCATTCCCCGTTGGTTCATGGCTCGGCTTTGACCTTTGCCAGTGATACACAACCTGTTTCATGTGTGCATTGCCACTCGGGGGTTGGGCACGGAGAGAGAACAGGCGTGGGGCGTTTTGAAAAATTTAAGTTATATGAGGGGGAGAAAGGGTGAATAAAATAATTGAGTTGTTCAGAAAACTAAAATTTCAACTTTTATTGGGGGCGGGCCTCATCATAGGAACCGTCCTCATCACGGCTTTGTTGATCAATATTTTTGAAAGAAAAAGGGAAGCACGAAACCCCTATGTTCGTTTGGTTGAAGTGACTGAAAATGATACCGACCCCGCCAAGTGGGGAATCAATTGGCCAAAAGAATATGACTCCTATAAACTCACCGCGCTTTCAACCCGAACACGGTTTGGCGGGCATGGGGGAAGTGAGGCCATGCCCCAAGAAAAGTTGGAACGAGATCCATGGCTCAAGCGAATGTTTCAAGGTTATGCGTTTTCAATTGATTATCGGGATCGCCGAGGGCATGCCTATATGTTGTCCGATCAAGAGTCCACCAAACGGCTCAGCAAACCCCAATCCGGATCTTGTCTGCATTGCCATGCGTCCGTCATGCCGCTGTATCGGAAGTTGGGGGACGGAGATGCCGCGAAAGGATTTGAAAAAAGTTATCAATATTCATACCAGGAGCTAAACCAGATACTGCATGATGAGGGGCACGCTCATCCTGTGTCTTGCGTTGATTGTCATGATCCCAAATCCATGGAGTTAAGAGTGACACGCCCCGGTTTTATCAAAGGAATCCAATCACTTGCTCAGTCCAATTCACCGGTTCCACATATTCCCTCCATTCAACGGTGGAGAGAGGGAGATCGTAAAAAGCCCTACGATCCCAATCGCGAGGCCTCCCAAACGGAGATGAGGTCTTTTGCTTGCGCGCAATGTCACGTGGAATACTATTGTGGGCCCAAAATGCCTTTGACGTTTCCTTGGGGCAAGGGGCTCAAGGTGGAGGAGGTTGAAGAATTCTGGAACACCACACAATATACGGATGGAACTCCTTTTTCAGATTTTGTCCATGCGGAAACAGGAGCCAAACTTCTCAAGGCGCAACATCCCGAATTTGAATTGTGGAGTCAAGGCATTCACGCGCGAAGTGGCGTTTCCTGCGCGGATTGTCATATGCCCTACATGCGTGACGGCGCCACCAAAGTCTCCGACCACTGGGTTCGAAGCCCCCTTCTCAATATCAACCGGGCTTGCCAAACCTGCCACCGATGGCCGGAGGAAGAGATCAAGGCTCGAGTGGATGTGATTCAGGAACGGAACCACAATCTCCTGCAGCGAGCGGCCAAGGCACTTATGGATCAGTTGGATGCGATTCAACAAGCCAAAAAAGAAGGAGCCACAGAGATTCATTTGAAAGAGGCGTTTGAATTTCAGCGAAAGGCGCAATGGCGTCTTGATTTTATTGCTGCAGAAAATTCCATGGGATTTCATGCTCCTCAGGAGGCCGCGCGGATTCTGGGAGAAGCAGCCGATTACGCTCGCCAAGGGCAAGTTGCCGCCGTTCATTGGAAGAAGACGAAACAATAAATGGGAAGAGACGCCTTTCATCGTTGGGTTCAAAAGAACCTTCATAAGTACGAAGACATTTTTATTCCGAAGTTATTTTTTTCTCTCAGGGATTATTCCAGTAAACAATTCCGTTCGGATTTGTCCGCTGGTGTGGTGGTGGGCTTGGTGGCTCTCCCGTTGGGCATGGCTTTCGCCATTGCCTCTGGTCTACCCCCAGAGAGAGGTTTATATACGGCTATTGTGGCGGGTTTCCTGATTTCGCTTTTGGGCGGTAGCCGCGTTCAAATTGGAGGACCCACCGGCGCCTTTGTGGTTATTGTTGGCGGTGTTGCCGCTCAACATGGTTATGAAGGACTTGCGATTGCCACATTGATGGCGGGCTGTATCCTGTTTTTGATGGGCCTCGGACGCTTGGGGACCTTGATTAAGTTTATACCGGTTCCCGTTATAACGGGGTTCACATCAGGAATCGCGGTCATTATTTTCAGTGGCCAGATCAAAGATTTCCTGGGTTTACAAATGGACTCTGTCCCCTTGGACTTTATTGAAAAATGGCGCGCCTATGGTGACGCCATTGGATCTTTGAACGGCGCGGCTTTTTTGATCGGCCTATCCACAACCCTGTTGATTTTTTTCTGGCCTAAGAAATGGCAAAGATTTCCTGCCTCCATTGTCGCGCTCGTCTTAGCGACACTGGTTGTCGAAGTATTCCGTCTGCCGGTGGAAACAATTCATTCTCGCTTTGGAGACGTTCCCCACGGATTGCCATTTCCAGAATGGCCTTCTGTTTCTTGGGAAAAAGTTAAATTGTTGTTCCCAAGCGCATTGACCATCGCAGCCTTGGGGGCCATTGAATCGCTCCTTTCGGCGGTTGTGGCCGATGGAATGATCGGCAGCCGCCACAGGTCCAATCAAGAACTGTTGGCCCAGGGCATTGCCAATATCACAACCCCTTTTTTTGGCGGGTTTGCCGCCACCGGGGCCATTGCTCGAACAGCCACCAATGTAAAAAATGGGGCCCGGACACCCATCGCCGGAATAACCCATGCGATTGTCCTCCTTATTATATTGCTGGTGGCGGGTCCCTTGGCGTCGCTTGTTCCTTTGGCTGCCTTGACTGGGGTTCTGATCGTCGTGAGTTATCACATGTCGGAGTGGCGATCGTTTCGATTTCTTCTTTCCGGAACCGGGAGCGACAAACTTGTTCTGCTCGCCACCTTTTTCCTGACCGTGTTTGTGGATTTGGTGGTAGCCGTAGAAGTAGGCATGGTCTTGGCGGCCTTTTTGTTCATGAAAAACATGGCGGAATTAACTGAAGTGAAGGCTTTCACGAAAGAAATGGCTCCGGAAGGCGGCGAAGATCTGGTTCAGGATTTTACCGCCCCACCGGGCGTGGAGGTTTTTTCAATACGGGGAGCTTTCTTTTTTGCGGCAGTTCACAAAATGATGGAGGTGGACCGAATTGTCGCGAAAACTCCTCATGCCTTGGTGTTGGATATGGGGGACGTTATCCATATGGACATGAGTGGACTTCATGTGCTTGAGCGACTCCATCAACAATGTCGGGCCCGAAAAATTCGGTTTATTTTATCGGGGCTCCATTCTCAGCCTTACCAAACAATCCTAAAAGCGAACAAAGTCGATATGTTTGGAAAAGAACACATCAAACGCGATTTAAAAACCGCTTTGCGGGACCTCAGTTCACCAGCCCCTAAATCTGTTCATTAACCGGAAATATTCAGTTGCCTTGGTCGTCATTCCCGCGAAAGCGGGAATGACGGACCCAAAAAAATATTCGAGGTTAATAAACGGCAAAGTTAGACCAACTGAATTATTCGCGTTAACGGTGCCTTCTTTCTTGGTTCAGTGAGTTGATGTGCGGCGTCTCATTTCCTCTCGAACTTCTTCAAGAAGAATTTTTACGTTCTTTTTAAAGACTCGCATGGTGAGAAAATCCGGAGAATAAAAGGCCGGGACCGCTTCCAGTTCATAGGTGACGCTTGTATTATTTCCCACAGAAGAGAGGCTCCACTTTCCCGCATACGATTTAAAGGATTTTTTGGAGACATCGTGGAAGGCGATTGTTTGCAGCGGAACTTCTTTGATTTCCAGCAGCAGGTAAATTCGTTTTCTAAAAAAACCCGTTTTTCCCGTCATTATTTGTTCGACAACCCAATGGCCATTTTCCTGACGAACTTTTTTGCTGGATTTGATGCTGGAGACGAATTTCGTGAGATGATCGTAATCGCCTAAAACTTCCCAGGCTGTTTGCGACGAACATTCAAGAGTGAAATGTCCTTCCACCCGATGTGAATCCTTG
This window encodes:
- the nrfA gene encoding Cytochrome c-552, with product MNKIIELFRKLKFQLLLGAGLIIGTVLITALLINIFERKREARNPYVRLVEVTENDTDPAKWGINWPKEYDSYKLTALSTRTRFGGHGGSEAMPQEKLERDPWLKRMFQGYAFSIDYRDRRGHAYMLSDQESTKRLSKPQSGSCLHCHASVMPLYRKLGDGDAAKGFEKSYQYSYQELNQILHDEGHAHPVSCVDCHDPKSMELRVTRPGFIKGIQSLAQSNSPVPHIPSIQRWREGDRKKPYDPNREASQTEMRSFACAQCHVEYYCGPKMPLTFPWGKGLKVEEVEEFWNTTQYTDGTPFSDFVHAETGAKLLKAQHPEFELWSQGIHARSGVSCADCHMPYMRDGATKVSDHWVRSPLLNINRACQTCHRWPEEEIKARVDVIQERNHNLLQRAAKALMDQLDAIQQAKKEGATEIHLKEAFEFQRKAQWRLDFIAAENSMGFHAPQEAARILGEAADYARQGQVAAVHWKKTKQ
- the dauA gene encoding C4-dicarboxylic acid transporter DauA encodes the protein MGRDAFHRWVQKNLHKYEDIFIPKLFFSLRDYSSKQFRSDLSAGVVVGLVALPLGMAFAIASGLPPERGLYTAIVAGFLISLLGGSRVQIGGPTGAFVVIVGGVAAQHGYEGLAIATLMAGCILFLMGLGRLGTLIKFIPVPVITGFTSGIAVIIFSGQIKDFLGLQMDSVPLDFIEKWRAYGDAIGSLNGAAFLIGLSTTLLIFFWPKKWQRFPASIVALVLATLVVEVFRLPVETIHSRFGDVPHGLPFPEWPSVSWEKVKLLFPSALTIAALGAIESLLSAVVADGMIGSRHRSNQELLAQGIANITTPFFGGFAATGAIARTATNVKNGARTPIAGITHAIVLLIILLVAGPLASLVPLAALTGVLIVVSYHMSEWRSFRFLLSGTGSDKLVLLATFFLTVFVDLVVAVEVGMVLAAFLFMKNMAELTEVKAFTKEMAPEGGEDLVQDFTAPPGVEVFSIRGAFFFAAVHKMMEVDRIVAKTPHALVLDMGDVIHMDMSGLHVLERLHQQCRARKIRFILSGLHSQPYQTILKANKVDMFGKEHIKRDLKTALRDLSSPAPKSVH